The Mesorhizobium sp. M1D.F.Ca.ET.043.01.1.1 genome contains a region encoding:
- the hutH gene encoding histidine ammonia-lyase yields the protein MTPLVLTGAGVSIEDVAAVARNAGKIEVTPAVIERLAKAREVLDAAAAGGQQIYGLNTGLGANLGTTVEGDADAFQRQLLDGRGAAVGNALSAQLVRAAMFARIAMLAAGGSGLSPHVFTAFVDLLNAGVHPVMPSLGSIGAGDLVLMTAIAHTLIGEGDADYQGRRMPSAKALMMARLAPVGLAPKDGLSLINASAVSTGAGALALTDALSALEQQQQAGALTMEALGANRTILDARLHLARPAACQQVAAKALRDLLARDEVAPPTALQDPLSIRCMPSIHGALIQAIDHARLAVEIELNASADNPLVLAEDALVLSTGNFHTASLSLAFETLGLAIAQCAAASAARFIQLTGSTRHGLPKYLSPVGGASAGFVPLQKTVTAILAAIRHKANPVMLDFLPVSEGVEDHATQTPLAVAKCAEMIVLWRRLIALELMAAAQAIDLREGLTLAPATGTIHAAVRAHVPTLKEDRPLGPNADALHAVLADGYWRPAVHQILLA from the coding sequence ATGACCCCGCTCGTTCTCACCGGCGCCGGTGTCAGCATCGAGGACGTGGCCGCCGTCGCGCGCAACGCGGGCAAGATCGAAGTCACGCCTGCCGTCATCGAAAGACTGGCCAAGGCGCGCGAGGTCCTCGACGCCGCTGCGGCCGGTGGCCAGCAGATCTATGGGCTGAACACCGGGCTGGGCGCCAATCTCGGCACGACAGTCGAAGGCGATGCCGACGCCTTCCAGCGCCAGCTTCTCGACGGACGCGGCGCCGCGGTGGGAAACGCACTGTCTGCGCAGCTCGTGCGCGCCGCAATGTTCGCCCGTATCGCCATGCTCGCGGCAGGCGGCTCCGGTCTGTCGCCGCATGTCTTCACCGCGTTCGTCGATCTGCTCAACGCCGGCGTCCATCCGGTGATGCCCTCGCTTGGCTCGATCGGCGCCGGCGACCTGGTGCTGATGACGGCGATCGCTCATACGCTGATCGGCGAAGGCGACGCCGACTATCAGGGTAGGCGCATGCCCTCGGCAAAGGCGCTGATGATGGCGCGCCTTGCGCCGGTCGGCCTGGCTCCCAAGGACGGCCTGTCGCTGATCAACGCTTCCGCTGTCTCCACCGGCGCCGGCGCGCTGGCGCTGACCGATGCGCTCTCGGCACTGGAACAGCAACAACAAGCCGGCGCGCTCACCATGGAGGCGCTGGGCGCCAACCGCACCATCCTTGACGCGCGCCTGCATCTGGCGCGGCCGGCTGCCTGCCAGCAGGTCGCGGCAAAGGCGTTGCGCGACCTGCTCGCCCGGGACGAGGTAGCGCCGCCGACCGCGCTTCAGGATCCGCTGTCGATCCGCTGCATGCCCTCGATCCACGGGGCGCTGATCCAGGCGATCGACCATGCCAGGCTCGCCGTCGAGATCGAGCTCAACGCGTCCGCCGACAACCCGCTGGTCCTTGCCGAAGACGCGCTGGTGCTGTCGACAGGCAATTTCCACACCGCCTCGCTGTCGCTGGCCTTCGAGACGCTGGGCCTCGCGATCGCCCAATGTGCGGCGGCTTCCGCCGCCCGCTTCATCCAGCTCACCGGCTCAACCCGCCACGGCCTGCCGAAATACCTGTCGCCGGTTGGCGGCGCTTCCGCCGGCTTCGTGCCGCTGCAGAAGACGGTGACGGCGATCCTGGCCGCCATCCGCCACAAGGCCAATCCGGTGATGCTCGACTTCCTGCCCGTGTCCGAGGGCGTTGAGGACCACGCCACGCAGACGCCGCTTGCCGTCGCCAAATGCGCCGAGATGATCGTGCTGTGGCGGCGCCTGATCGCCCTCGAGCTGATGGCAGCGGCGCAGGCGATCGACCTGCGCGAAGGGCTGACGCTGGCGCCCGCCACCGGCACGATCCACGCGGCCGTCCGCGCCCATGTGCCGACGCTCAAGGAAGACCGGCCGCTGGGACCCAATGCCGACGCGCTCCACGCCGTGCTCGCCGATGGCTATTGGCGCCCTGCGGTGCACCAGATACTGCTTGCTTAG
- a CDS encoding ornithine cyclodeaminase family protein, which yields MKPIYIDYLNALDIEALAMTDAEIIAAVEAGLVAQGNGQTVIEPRVHLEPDPSFHGHFNVLRGYVAPLDAAGVKIVGDYVDNYLHGLPSEFGILNLFDPRTGAPRAILDATVITDMRTGAVTAIGARHLAKKSSKVLGHIGARGTAYWNVRLLDHLFDFDEIRVHSRRPESRDAFAAKLAADLGKPVMTVADWKSCVEGADIVVEASRLPEPQPLLKTEWIKRGALVVPYGTMSAVELSLTDIMQKIVVDDWGQCKGGKFGALRAHVETGRLSEATLHAELGQIVAGRKAGRQSDGETILFWHRGLSLSDIALGKAMLTKAAEHGIGQRLRFA from the coding sequence ATGAAGCCCATTTATATCGACTACCTCAATGCTCTCGACATCGAAGCCCTTGCCATGACCGATGCCGAGATCATTGCCGCCGTCGAAGCCGGGCTCGTCGCCCAGGGCAACGGCCAGACGGTGATCGAGCCGCGCGTCCATCTCGAGCCGGACCCGTCTTTTCATGGTCACTTCAACGTGCTGCGGGGCTATGTGGCGCCGCTCGATGCGGCCGGCGTGAAGATCGTCGGCGATTATGTCGACAACTACCTGCACGGGCTGCCGTCCGAATTCGGCATCCTCAACCTCTTCGACCCGCGCACCGGCGCGCCGCGAGCCATCCTCGACGCCACCGTCATCACCGATATGCGCACCGGCGCCGTCACCGCCATCGGCGCCAGGCATCTGGCGAAGAAGTCGTCGAAGGTGCTAGGCCACATCGGCGCGCGCGGCACGGCCTACTGGAACGTCCGCCTGCTCGACCACCTCTTCGACTTCGACGAGATCCGCGTTCATTCACGCCGGCCGGAGAGCCGCGACGCCTTCGCCGCGAAGCTTGCCGCCGATCTCGGCAAACCCGTCATGACCGTGGCCGACTGGAAGAGCTGCGTCGAAGGCGCCGACATCGTCGTCGAGGCCTCGCGGCTGCCGGAACCGCAGCCGCTGCTCAAGACCGAATGGATCAAGCGGGGCGCGCTGGTGGTGCCTTACGGCACGATGAGCGCGGTGGAGCTTTCGCTCACCGACATCATGCAGAAGATCGTCGTCGACGACTGGGGCCAGTGCAAGGGCGGCAAGTTCGGCGCGCTGCGCGCCCATGTCGAGACGGGCCGGCTGAGCGAGGCGACGCTGCATGCCGAGCTCGGCCAGATCGTGGCCGGCCGCAAAGCGGGCCGGCAAAGCGACGGCGAGACGATCCTGTTCTGGCATCGCGGCCTCTCGCTCTCCGACATCGCGCTCGGCAAGGCGATGCTGACCAAAGCCGCGGAACACGGCATCGGCCAGAGGCTGCGCTTCGCATGA
- a CDS encoding DHA2 family efflux MFS transporter permease subunit, whose protein sequence is MTSIPDNEAVFQPATSARRSRRVALIVAVAFFMQLLDSTIISTSLPQMGQSFGVPAVAMSIGITAYMLTMAVFVPLSAWLADRFGARNVFLVAIALFTLASIACGLSQSLTGFVGARIVQGLGSALMTPVGRILVLRNAPKSELLNATALITWPALFAPVVGPVLGGFITTYLSWHWNFFINVPLGLAGLLLVALFVPGDRDSKARPLDWPGFFFTSLGLAVMLYGLERLAHPEDGILPTVALIAAGVAIGWIAVRHLLRTPHPLLDLSAFKVLTFAVSTLSAGTIFRVAINATPFLLPLLFQVGFGMRPVDAGFLILAYFLGNLGMKAVTTPMLRRFGFRRVLIVNGLIASLAIMACGAISPQTPSALTVVLMLVAGLTRSMQFTALNTLAFADIGEAQRSSAATLSSMLQQISMLFGVAVAAAILNLSQIARGDAAPDLADFRIAYAAIGLIGLAASFRFMALPRSAGAEVSGHSQEN, encoded by the coding sequence ATGACCAGCATTCCCGACAACGAGGCCGTGTTCCAGCCGGCGACTTCCGCCCGGCGGTCACGGCGCGTGGCGCTGATCGTCGCGGTTGCCTTCTTCATGCAGCTGCTCGATTCGACCATCATCTCGACGTCGCTGCCGCAGATGGGGCAGTCCTTCGGCGTGCCGGCGGTGGCGATGAGCATCGGTATCACCGCCTACATGCTGACCATGGCGGTGTTCGTGCCGCTGTCGGCTTGGCTCGCCGACCGGTTTGGCGCGCGCAACGTCTTCCTCGTCGCGATTGCGCTGTTCACGCTGGCGTCGATCGCCTGTGGCCTCTCGCAAAGCCTGACCGGCTTTGTCGGCGCCCGCATCGTGCAGGGGCTCGGCAGCGCGCTGATGACGCCGGTCGGGCGCATCCTGGTGCTGCGCAACGCCCCCAAATCCGAACTGCTCAATGCCACGGCGCTGATCACCTGGCCGGCTTTGTTCGCGCCGGTGGTCGGACCGGTGCTCGGCGGTTTCATCACCACCTATCTCTCCTGGCACTGGAACTTCTTCATCAACGTCCCTTTGGGGTTGGCCGGACTGCTGCTGGTCGCCCTTTTCGTGCCGGGCGATCGCGATTCGAAAGCGAGACCGCTCGACTGGCCGGGCTTCTTCTTCACCTCGCTCGGCCTCGCAGTGATGCTCTATGGCCTGGAGCGGCTTGCGCATCCCGAGGACGGCATTCTGCCGACAGTTGCCCTCATTGCCGCCGGCGTTGCGATCGGCTGGATCGCCGTGCGCCACTTGTTGCGCACGCCGCATCCCTTGCTCGATCTCTCGGCTTTCAAGGTCCTGACCTTCGCCGTCTCGACATTGTCGGCAGGCACGATCTTCCGCGTTGCGATCAATGCAACGCCCTTCCTTTTGCCGCTGCTCTTCCAGGTCGGCTTCGGGATGCGGCCGGTCGATGCCGGCTTCTTGATCCTGGCCTATTTCCTCGGCAATCTCGGCATGAAGGCGGTGACCACGCCGATGCTCAGGCGCTTCGGCTTCCGCCGCGTGCTGATCGTCAACGGGCTGATCGCCTCGCTGGCGATCATGGCCTGCGGAGCGATCTCGCCGCAGACGCCGTCGGCGCTGACGGTGGTGCTGATGCTGGTCGCCGGTCTCACGCGGTCGATGCAGTTCACGGCGCTCAACACGCTTGCCTTCGCCGATATCGGCGAGGCCCAGCGGAGCTCGGCCGCGACGCTCTCCAGCATGCTGCAGCAGATCTCGATGCTGTTCGGCGTGGCGGTCGCGGCGGCGATCCTCAACCTGTCGCAGATCGCCAGGGGTGACGCGGCGCCCGACCTCGCCGACTTCAGAATCGCGTATGCAGCCATCGGCCTGATCGGGCTCGCGGCGTCGTTCCGCTTCATGGCCCTGCCGCGATCCGCCGGCGCCGAGGTCTCGGGCCACTCCCAGGAGAATTGA
- a CDS encoding carboxymuconolactone decarboxylase family protein, with translation MATTRLLGDAEVEKIPAVKAVFDDIRATRKSDFVNNFWRGLANDPAALKRVWEQLKAVMFADSAIDPLTKEMIYIAVSTANGCSYCIHSHTAAARAKGMTDAQHGELVSIIGLAGQTNHLVTAMQISLDPQFEVK, from the coding sequence ATGGCCACGACAAGACTTCTCGGCGATGCCGAGGTGGAGAAGATCCCGGCGGTGAAGGCGGTGTTCGACGACATCCGCGCGACGCGCAAATCCGACTTCGTCAACAATTTCTGGCGCGGGCTCGCCAACGATCCGGCGGCGCTGAAGCGGGTGTGGGAACAACTCAAGGCGGTGATGTTCGCCGATAGCGCCATCGATCCGCTGACCAAGGAGATGATCTATATCGCTGTCTCGACGGCCAATGGCTGTTCCTACTGCATTCACTCGCATACGGCCGCCGCCAGGGCCAAGGGCATGACCGACGCGCAGCATGGCGAGCTGGTTTCGATCATTGGCTTGGCCGGCCAGACCAACCACTTGGTCACGGCGATGCAGATTTCGCTCGATCCGCAGTTCGAAGTGAAGTGA
- a CDS encoding amidohydrolase, translating into MLKAIDAHFHIWRQKDQPWLVGPVVPRIFGPYEPIRRDYPITEFLEDQNGSGVEKAVYVQTNWAKEDFEKEVAFLQKTAEETGWPHAIVGYADMTVDDVRPQIDRLMKYRLLRGVRMQLHWHETPAFRFAASADQVIDPRVRANVAQLKDYGLSFDLQLFPAQMKDGLTLVGENPETNFILTHAGMLTGMEPETTEAWKAGLRTLSAAPNFYAKLSGLGTFEHRNDPELIAYIVDNAVGILGSDRLMFGSNFPIEKLWTSHAELIKAHRAAVARHGSEAEADIFWNTAERVYRPV; encoded by the coding sequence ATGCTGAAAGCGATCGACGCGCATTTCCACATCTGGCGCCAGAAGGACCAGCCCTGGCTGGTCGGACCGGTGGTGCCGCGCATCTTCGGCCCTTACGAGCCGATCCGCCGCGACTACCCGATCACGGAATTCCTCGAAGATCAGAATGGTTCGGGCGTCGAGAAGGCCGTCTATGTCCAGACCAACTGGGCCAAGGAGGATTTCGAGAAGGAGGTCGCCTTCCTGCAGAAGACCGCGGAGGAAACCGGCTGGCCGCATGCGATCGTCGGCTATGCCGACATGACGGTCGACGACGTCCGGCCGCAGATCGACCGCCTGATGAAATACAGGCTGCTGCGCGGCGTGCGCATGCAGCTCCACTGGCACGAGACTCCCGCCTTCCGCTTCGCCGCTTCGGCCGACCAGGTGATCGATCCCAGGGTGCGCGCCAATGTGGCTCAACTGAAGGATTACGGCCTCTCCTTCGACCTGCAGCTTTTTCCGGCGCAGATGAAGGACGGGCTGACGCTGGTCGGCGAAAACCCGGAAACGAACTTCATCCTCACCCATGCCGGCATGCTGACCGGCATGGAGCCGGAAACCACCGAAGCGTGGAAGGCAGGCCTGCGCACGCTTTCGGCGGCGCCCAACTTCTACGCCAAGCTGTCGGGGCTCGGCACTTTCGAGCATCGCAACGATCCGGAGCTGATCGCCTACATTGTCGACAACGCGGTCGGGATACTGGGCAGCGACCGGCTGATGTTCGGCTCGAACTTCCCGATCGAGAAGCTGTGGACCAGCCACGCCGAGCTGATCAAGGCGCACCGCGCCGCAGTCGCCAGGCACGGGTCGGAAGCCGAGGCTGATATCTTCTGGAACACGGCGGAAAGGGTCTATCGGCCGGTGTAG
- a CDS encoding VWA domain-containing protein, protein MRRAEKLPRAAEPLLGFARLLRHHAFPIAPEHVSSFMQAVTLLGPSSMSDIREAALATLAPSPDRRIEFDAHFRSHFYGDVKPPIEGEEDETRVKDDRGSRDEESQAVRQEKGGELSSALEQLSRRDFQFDPDSLGPFRGRLASALPARRSFRTMRTRSRGTLDLRRSLSEIVSADGDIPSPLLRRRQTVPRKLLLLIDVSGSMKLHTADYLKIAHAAVQGAARAEVFTFGTRLTRITSALRIRDRGQALARTAALVDDWDGGTRMGPTLLAFLSVPRFAAFARGAAVVILSDALERGDHADLETAMRRLSARAFRLSLATPLAGDPRFRPATAALSAILPVLDDLVDGSSVRSLSDFILSLARPAPAAETIWKRVS, encoded by the coding sequence ATGAGGCGTGCGGAAAAACTGCCTCGTGCCGCCGAGCCCTTACTGGGCTTCGCCCGCTTGCTGCGCCATCACGCCTTTCCCATCGCCCCCGAGCATGTCTCCAGCTTCATGCAGGCCGTCACCCTGCTCGGCCCGAGCTCCATGTCCGACATCCGAGAAGCAGCACTTGCCACGCTCGCGCCTTCGCCCGACCGTCGCATCGAATTTGACGCGCATTTCCGCAGCCACTTCTATGGCGACGTCAAACCCCCGATCGAAGGCGAAGAGGATGAAACCCGCGTCAAGGACGATCGCGGCTCGCGCGACGAAGAAAGCCAGGCTGTCCGCCAGGAGAAAGGCGGCGAGTTGTCCTCGGCGCTCGAGCAACTGAGCCGCCGCGATTTCCAGTTCGACCCCGACAGCCTAGGCCCGTTCCGCGGCCGGCTGGCCTCGGCCCTGCCCGCGCGCCGCTCCTTCCGCACCATGCGCACCCGTTCGCGCGGCACGCTCGACCTGCGCCGCTCGTTGAGCGAAATCGTCAGTGCCGATGGCGACATCCCCTCGCCGCTGCTGCGCCGCCGGCAGACCGTGCCGCGCAAGCTGCTTTTGCTCATCGACGTCTCCGGCTCGATGAAGCTGCACACCGCCGACTACCTGAAGATTGCGCATGCGGCAGTGCAAGGCGCAGCCCGCGCGGAAGTCTTCACCTTCGGTACGCGCCTCACCCGCATCACCTCGGCGTTGCGTATCCGCGACCGCGGCCAGGCGCTCGCGCGCACCGCCGCACTGGTCGACGACTGGGATGGCGGCACTCGCATGGGGCCGACACTGCTTGCCTTTCTTTCGGTGCCACGCTTCGCGGCCTTTGCGCGCGGCGCGGCGGTGGTGATCCTGTCGGACGCGCTCGAGCGCGGCGACCATGCCGACCTTGAAACCGCGATGCGCCGGCTCAGCGCCCGCGCCTTCCGGCTGTCGCTGGCGACCCCGCTCGCCGGCGACCCGCGCTTCCGGCCGGCAACCGCGGCACTCAGCGCCATCCTCCCGGTGCTCGACGATCTGGTCGACGGCTCGTCGGTCAGAAGTCTCTCCGACTTCATCTTGTCGCTCGCCCGCCCCGCTCCCGCGGCCGAGACCATCTGGAAAAGGGTATCGTGA
- a CDS encoding MoxR family ATPase: protein MARADAEQTAASPEAVAARLAASRYLADDGLATAIFLAIRLGKPLLLEGAPGVGKTEAAKATAELLGRELVRLQCYEGIDAAHALYEWNYQRQLLAIRHAGEHEIDIYDDRFLIARPLLQVLRVPEQRVLLVDEIDRSDHEFEALLLEFLSDFQISIPERGTIRAATQPIVILTSNRTRELAEALRRRCVYHWIGYPDAAREAEIIMLRAGDVAKATARAVANAVQQIRARPLAKPPGIAEAVEWANAATILEKGGSPWPEAFRRAIGVLIKDEEDLSAIAPELGRIVEEALG from the coding sequence ATGGCTCGCGCCGATGCCGAGCAGACCGCTGCCTCACCGGAGGCGGTGGCCGCGCGCCTCGCCGCGTCGCGTTACCTGGCGGACGACGGCCTCGCGACCGCGATCTTCCTCGCGATCCGTCTGGGCAAGCCGCTGCTGCTCGAAGGCGCGCCTGGCGTTGGCAAGACCGAAGCCGCCAAGGCGACCGCCGAATTGCTCGGCCGCGAATTGGTGCGCCTGCAATGCTATGAAGGCATCGATGCCGCGCATGCGCTCTACGAATGGAACTACCAGCGGCAGCTCCTCGCCATCCGCCACGCCGGCGAGCACGAGATCGATATCTATGACGACCGCTTCCTGATCGCGCGGCCGCTGCTGCAGGTTCTGCGCGTGCCGGAACAGCGCGTGCTGCTGGTCGACGAGATCGACCGCTCCGACCACGAATTCGAAGCGCTGCTGCTCGAATTCCTTTCCGACTTCCAGATCAGCATCCCGGAACGCGGTACCATCCGCGCCGCGACGCAGCCGATCGTCATCCTGACCTCGAACCGCACCCGCGAGCTTGCCGAGGCGCTGCGGCGGCGCTGCGTCTACCACTGGATCGGATACCCAGATGCGGCTCGCGAGGCCGAGATCATCATGCTGCGCGCCGGCGACGTGGCAAAAGCGACCGCGCGAGCGGTGGCGAATGCCGTGCAGCAGATCCGCGCGCGTCCGCTGGCCAAGCCGCCGGGCATTGCCGAAGCCGTCGAATGGGCGAATGCCGCGACCATCCTTGAAAAAGGCGGCAGCCCGTGGCCTGAAGCCTTCCGCCGCGCCATCGGCGTGCTGATCAAGGACGAGGAGGACCTGTCCGCAATCGCGCCGGAGCTCGGGAGGATCGTCGAGGAGGCGTTGGGGTGA
- a CDS encoding molybdopterin cofactor-binding domain-containing protein → MAIRRGRGVAAINYPTGMNLGGDPTQALVHSTPTGNFMVTLSSVDLGQGMKQIMAQICAETIGVPTDRVIVDTADTDTGPHCMGTFASRGTHRAGNAVIQAAREARQVMLEVAAEELEVNASDLETDGQGNILVKGAPQKSISIFDVALSAHFKRGRSISGRGMFLIPRSYPEKETGAMKPSTCYAHACTVAEVEVDDETGEVTVLSVKNVFEIGRALNPKMVEQQLVGGSWMGISHALYETTEPYYPNRDHGGTDFNQYLMPGPGDLAETEIIVLERPSADGPFGAKGPGEMCANPQIPAVANAVFDAVGVRIDTLPITPERILRALKALAAG, encoded by the coding sequence ATGGCGATCCGGCGTGGACGCGGCGTCGCCGCGATCAACTATCCGACGGGCATGAATCTCGGCGGCGACCCGACCCAGGCGCTGGTTCACTCGACGCCGACCGGCAATTTCATGGTGACGCTGTCGAGCGTCGATCTGGGCCAGGGCATGAAGCAGATCATGGCGCAGATCTGCGCCGAGACGATCGGCGTGCCGACCGACCGCGTCATCGTCGACACCGCCGACACCGACACCGGCCCGCACTGCATGGGCACCTTCGCCTCGCGCGGCACGCACCGCGCCGGCAATGCCGTCATCCAGGCGGCCAGGGAAGCCCGCCAGGTGATGCTGGAAGTGGCGGCCGAAGAGCTGGAGGTGAACGCTTCCGACCTCGAAACCGACGGCCAGGGCAACATATTGGTGAAGGGCGCGCCGCAGAAATCGATCTCGATCTTCGACGTCGCGCTGTCGGCGCATTTCAAGCGCGGCCGCTCGATCTCCGGCCGCGGCATGTTCCTGATCCCGCGCTCCTACCCGGAGAAGGAGACCGGCGCGATGAAGCCCTCGACCTGCTATGCCCACGCCTGCACGGTGGCCGAGGTCGAGGTCGACGACGAAACCGGCGAGGTGACGGTGCTTAGCGTGAAGAACGTCTTCGAGATCGGCCGCGCGCTGAACCCTAAGATGGTCGAGCAGCAGTTGGTCGGCGGCTCCTGGATGGGCATCAGCCACGCGCTCTATGAGACGACCGAGCCCTATTATCCGAACCGCGACCATGGCGGCACCGACTTCAACCAGTATCTGATGCCGGGTCCTGGCGACCTCGCCGAGACCGAGATCATCGTGCTGGAGCGCCCGTCCGCCGATGGCCCGTTCGGTGCCAAGGGACCGGGCGAGATGTGCGCCAACCCGCAGATTCCGGCCGTTGCCAATGCCGTCTTCGACGCCGTCGGCGTGCGCATCGACACGTTGCCGATCACGCCCGAGCGCATCCTGCGCGCGCTGAAGGCGCTAGCGGCGGGCTGA
- a CDS encoding xanthine dehydrogenase family protein molybdopterin-binding subunit: protein MELRKDYFADVRKDGLNEIGQPRPRLDSPGHVTGQTAYFADRNFPGMLHLKMVRSPHHHARIRSVDTSEAEKHPGVVRVLTAKDVPHNVYTILILIQIGPEDETVLADGKVRWKGEAVVAVLAETERAAQEAAAKVKVDYEVLPAVFDMEEALKPGAPIVNEYHGRNYYLYDSGDCRKVRFGDVEAGFAEADHILEQTYQSSPIEHAPTETTGCIVAPEGNDRFACYTNTQAMFFTLDNASIILQMPGSKLHFVGGTVGGGFGGKVDVIVEPIAILAAKLTGRPVSFIYSREEEMQISSPRAAEKVVIKDGVMKDGRIVARKVTGYTDAGAYSRHSPYGAQKGAAHYPGPYTIPNVWIDTYCVYTNRTPSSAMRGFGVTIGDFALEVQMDKLARLIAMDPLEFRFINAYRDGDMKAHRQLTEGAALIECMQEASRAANWPVADKYMAMSSYRKGA, encoded by the coding sequence ATGGAACTGCGCAAGGACTATTTCGCCGATGTCCGCAAGGACGGCCTCAACGAGATCGGCCAACCGCGGCCGCGGCTAGATTCCCCCGGCCATGTCACCGGCCAGACCGCCTATTTCGCCGATCGCAATTTCCCCGGCATGCTGCATCTGAAGATGGTGCGCAGCCCGCATCATCACGCCCGCATCCGTTCCGTCGACACTTCAGAGGCGGAGAAACATCCGGGCGTCGTGCGCGTGCTGACCGCCAAGGACGTGCCGCACAACGTCTACACCATCCTGATCCTGATCCAGATCGGCCCGGAGGACGAAACGGTGCTCGCCGACGGCAAGGTGCGCTGGAAGGGCGAGGCCGTGGTGGCGGTGCTGGCCGAGACCGAGCGCGCGGCGCAGGAAGCCGCCGCCAAGGTCAAGGTCGACTACGAGGTGCTGCCCGCCGTCTTCGACATGGAGGAAGCGCTGAAGCCCGGCGCGCCGATCGTCAACGAATATCACGGCCGCAACTACTACCTCTATGACAGCGGCGACTGCCGCAAGGTGCGCTTCGGCGATGTCGAGGCGGGTTTTGCCGAGGCCGACCACATCCTCGAGCAGACGTACCAGTCCTCGCCCATCGAGCATGCGCCGACCGAGACGACCGGCTGCATTGTGGCGCCCGAGGGCAACGACCGCTTCGCCTGCTATACCAACACCCAGGCGATGTTCTTCACGCTCGACAACGCCTCGATCATCCTGCAGATGCCTGGCAGCAAGCTGCATTTCGTCGGCGGCACCGTCGGCGGCGGTTTTGGCGGCAAGGTCGACGTCATCGTCGAACCTATCGCCATCCTGGCAGCCAAGCTAACCGGACGTCCGGTCTCATTCATCTACAGCCGCGAGGAGGAGATGCAGATCTCCTCGCCGCGCGCTGCCGAGAAGGTCGTCATCAAGGACGGCGTCATGAAGGACGGCCGCATCGTAGCCCGCAAGGTGACCGGCTACACCGATGCCGGCGCCTATTCGCGCCATTCGCCTTACGGCGCGCAGAAAGGGGCGGCGCACTACCCGGGCCCTTACACGATTCCCAATGTCTGGATCGACACCTACTGCGTCTACACCAACCGCACCCCCTCCTCCGCCATGCGCGGCTTCGGCGTCACCATCGGCGACTTCGCGCTGGAGGTGCAGATGGACAAGCTGGCGCGGCTGATCGCCATGGATCCGCTCGAGTTCCGCTTCATCAACGCCTACCGCGACGGCGACATGAAGGCGCATCGCCAGCTGACCGAGGGTGCGGCGCTGATCGAATGCATGCAGGAAGCCTCGCGCGCCGCAAACTGGCCGGTGGCGGATAAATACATGGCGATGTCCTCCTACAGGAAGGGAGCCTGA